A segment of the Prosthecobacter sp. SYSU 5D2 genome:
GGCGGATGCCGAACTGGAAAAACTCATCCACGAAACCCAGGCCGAAGCCGTCTATTTTAACCGCGATTACGATCCCTACGGGCGCATGATGGAGAAGAAGGTGCAGGAAGTCTGCCGCCGCATTGGCATCCCCTGCCACAGTTTTAAAGACCGGGTCCTGCATGAGCCTGATGAGGTGCTGACCGGCAGTGGCGGCCCCTACCGCGTCTATACACCCTATTCCAAAAACTGGCTGTCCCTGGACAAAACCGCTGCCGAGGGAAAGCCGGCCAGCCTCGGCCCGGCCGCCGCCGCTTCAGTGACCAGCCTCCCCGTTCCCACCCTGGCTCACTGGAAGCTGCCCTCCGCCCCGGATGGCATTCCCGCAGGCGGAGAAAAGGCCGCGCGTCAGCGGATGAAGAGCTTCATTGAGAACCGCACCCTCCATGAATACGGCGAAAAGCGCGACATTCCCGCCGGCACCACCACCTCCCGGCTGGGCCAGGATTTGCGGTTTGGCCTCATTTCAATCCGGGAACTCCATGCCCGCTGCCTGGCAGCCGCCACCCAGGCGACCACTCCGGCCGCGCGCACTTCCATCGAAAAATACATCAAGGAACTCGCCTGGCGGGAATTTTACATCGGCATTCTCTGGCACTACCCGGAAGTCTTTGAGGAGGAGTTCAATCCCGACTTTCGTGGTCTGCCCTGGCCCGGTACGGACGAGGGGTTTCATGCCTGGAGCCAGGGCCGCACCGGCTTCCCCATCGTGGATGCGGGCATGCGCCAGCTGCTGGCTACCGGCTTCATCCACAACCGGGTGCGCATGATCGTCTCCATGTTCTTAACGAAAGACCTGCATTGCGACTGGCGGCAAGGAGAGAGCTTTTTCATGCAGCATCTGGTGGATGGCGAAAATGCCAGCAACAACGGCGGCTGGCAGTGGAGCGCCGGCACCGGAGCCGATGCCGCCCCCTATTTCCGCATCCAGAATCCCTGGACGCAGACCAAGCGCTACGACCCGGACGGCGCCTACATCCGCACTTGGGTGTCTGAGCTCAAAAACGTGCCCGCCGAGCGGCTGCTGGATGCGCCCAAGGACA
Coding sequences within it:
- a CDS encoding deoxyribodipyrimidine photo-lyase; this translates as MPQHKTAIHWFRRDLRLMDNTALHHAARDSAQVIPVYILSGSSQNHGWTGPIRQQFLCDSLDSLSKNLETAGSRLVLRCGQADAELEKLIHETQAEAVYFNRDYDPYGRMMEKKVQEVCRRIGIPCHSFKDRVLHEPDEVLTGSGGPYRVYTPYSKNWLSLDKTAAEGKPASLGPAAAASVTSLPVPTLAHWKLPSAPDGIPAGGEKAARQRMKSFIENRTLHEYGEKRDIPAGTTTSRLGQDLRFGLISIRELHARCLAAATQATTPAARTSIEKYIKELAWREFYIGILWHYPEVFEEEFNPDFRGLPWPGTDEGFHAWSQGRTGFPIVDAGMRQLLATGFIHNRVRMIVSMFLTKDLHCDWRQGESFFMQHLVDGENASNNGGWQWSAGTGADAAPYFRIQNPWTQTKRYDPDGAYIRTWVSELKNVPAERLLDAPKDNRPIAPDYPLPCVDHSTERDRTLAIFAKHREK